The Wolbachia endosymbiont of Ctenocephalides felis wCfeT genomic interval TTTTAGTCAATAGGAAGAACTAAAGAAAAATGCGTAACTGTTGTGGTAAGCTATATTGTTCAACATCAACATTTTCTATGCTTGTAAGAACACGATTTACTTTAGCGTTTAAGTACTCCCATGCCACGTACCCCGCGGATGCTAATTCCTTTTTACCTTGCTCTAAATCCGCTACACTTGCTTCATTTCGCCAAAAAATTTCAGTCCTTATTAAATAAAAAATGTATGCAATTGCTCCATTTTGCGAAAAAATTTCAGGCTTGATTAGATAAGAAGTGTGTGCAAGCTGAAGGAAAGTAACTACCCTTGCTTGCGTAAAAAAATTAAAAAATCTTCTAAATAAACTAGGTTTTAATTCTTCTTCTTGTTCTAACTCGAGTAATGTTCCTCCGGCATCCTTAATAGCTTCTTCTATTTTTATTAATGTTGATTTTTTGCTTCTTGTTAGATTGCTATTATTATCATTCTTCACAACATGCTCGTGGCATATAATTGTGATATCTAAAAAACCAAATAAGGAATCACCAGCATGACCTGCCAATTCACTGATAATCTTAAGTGCTTTTTCTTCTTCTATATCTACTGCACTTTCTTCTTTAAGTTTGGGTATTTTACGGACCACACAAACTGGCTGACTCTGTAATTTCCCCACTTTTTCTTCATTCATAATTAACCCTCTCTACATTATTTTACATAATGTATTTTATTATGATTTCCAAGTCAAAGAAAAAAGAAGCCAGCGCATTGCACGCTGGGGGTGGGAGAATTACATTTCTCTATTTTGCTCTTCTTGTGGGCTGTGCTGTTCAGTAGTAACACCTACTAGGTTGGAAGCGGAAACATCTTCACCAGACGTCTTTTTTTCTTCCTTTTTACCAAACAATGCATCCAATCTTTTGTCAAGACCCTTTTTAATTTCTGGATCAATTGCGTCTTTAGCTTCTTGTCCATTTACTCCTCCAAACTTGAATGCTTCGTCAAATTCTTTTTGTAAATTTTTCAACTCTTCTTTATTCATAATTAACTCCTATATAATTTAATTAATTAAATTATATAGTATAATACTTAAAGAAATACGTAAATAGAAAATAAAGTGAAATATCATGCAACATCCTCTATAATTAAACTTTTAAAGTAAGAAGAGATGACAATCCGTGTAGGAATTAATGGCCTAGGAAGAATCGGCAGAAGTGTGCTGCGAGCTATTTTTGAGGTAGAAAAATACCGCGAACAAATAGAAGTTGTGGCGGTGAATGGGTCGCTCAGCGCTGAGCAGCATGCGCATCTGATAAAGTATGACTCTGTTCATGGCAAATTTAATGGCGATATTGATTTCAGTGAGTCTGAAAATTGGATTTCCATAAACGGAAAAAAATTCTCTTTATATAGAGAGCGAAGCCCTGAAAATATTCCCTGGAATGTTGATGTAGTGCTTGAATGTACCGGTGCATTTAACAAGCGCGAAGGGGCGATTAGGCACAAAGCAGAGAGAATCATTGTTTCTGCCCCGGTGCCAGATGCTGATGTGACTATAGTTTATGGTGTAAACGATGAGATGCTAAAAAAAGAGCATAAGGTGATATCAGCAAGTTCTTGCACTACAAACTGCCTTGCTCCGATTGTAAAGGTTCTGCATTCAAATTTTGGCATTCAAAGTGGTTTTATGACTACCATACATGCCTACACGAATGATCAAAATATTCTTGACGGTAATCATAAGGATTTGTGTCGAGCAAGGGCTTGTGGGCTTTCCATGGTGCCAACCACAACTGGAGCGGCAAAAACGATTGGTTCTATTATTCAGGAATTAAAAGGAAAATTGAGTGGCACTGCAATTCGTGTTCCAGTTGCCAATGTTTCCATGGTTGATTTTAAATTTACGACTGATAAAAAAGCAACGGCTGAGGAAATAAATGAAGTATTTAAAAAATCAGTGAGTAGTGTACTTTCCATATGCACAGAGCCCTTAGTATCAATTGATTTTGTGCATAACCCTTATAGTGCAATCGTAGATTTATCAGGCACTTATGTCACTGGCAATATATATAGAGTTGCAGCTTGGTATGATAACGAGTGGGCTTTTTCGCTAAGGATGCTTGATATAGTGCTATCATGAACGAGAAATACGCTAGCTTTTATGAGCATTTTGCAGAACTAAGAAAGAGGGTTATAATATGTGTTCTATGCTTTTTTGTTGTCTTTAGTTTTTGTTACTATTTTAAGGAAAATATTTACCGTTTTCTACTAGCACCTTTAATAGAAGTCACGAAAGGCAGCAACGACTTCTCTTTAATCTATACAGGTCTAACAGAAGCGTTTTTTGTATATCTTAGAGTTGCAATAATGAGTGCAATTTTATTCTCTTTTCCAGTGTTTGCATGGCAATTTTATATGTTTTTAGCCCCTGGATTATACAAAAATGAAAAAGCAGTGCTTCTACCATACTTAATTGCAACTCCAGTTTTATTTGTAACCGGAGCTACTGTAGTCTACTACTACATATTCCCTATGGCATGGAGATTTTTCATCACTTTTGAACATAGCGGTAAATCTTTTGGTATACCGATAGAATTCATGCCGTCAGTCAGTGAATATTTAGACCTTGTGCTACAGTTCATGTTTGCATTTGGCACTGCATTCCAAATTCCAGTTATGCTGACTCTTATGGTAAGAGTAGGACTGCTAACTACAAAAAGCCTGTCAAACAAACGCAGGATCGCCGTAGTAATAATTTTCATCCTTGCTGCGATTTTAACTCCACCTGATGTTCTAAGCCAAGTGGGGCTAGCAATACCAATGCTAGTCCTATACGAGCTATCCATCCTTATATGCAGATATATTGAAAAGAAGAGGCCTTAGGTTATGCCACTTTTTCTCTAGTATCCATTCAGGTGTATGGCTTAAGAAGCAATAGCCAGTAGGTTTTGAAAAGGATTTAACTTCTTTTGTCTCCAAGTCAAGTACAATGAAATTGTATCCATTCAGCCGGGCGGTAAAATAAAGAGTAGACAAGGAATGCTAAAAAGGTAGACTAGAGTGGCTGTGAGGTAATATGGTTGATCTTTTAGAATTTTGCGAAAGTTTAAGCAGACTATAGAAAAGTTAGAAACAAAAATAGAAGAGCTTAAAGCAGAAAATAAAGCGCTAAGGATCGAAAACGCTGAGTTAAAAGAAAGGCTTGGCTTAAATTCAAAAAATTCATCTATACCAAGCTCCAAAGAATTATATAAGATGAGGGAAAATAAGCCAAAAAGTGACAGGAAAGTAGGAGCACAGGTTGGACATAAAGGCAGTTACCGCCCTAAAATGGAGGCAGATGAGATGGTAAAAATAGAACTGCCCAATACGTGTGAGTGCGGAGGAGAAATTGCGGTATCAAAAGATCCGTATACTCATCAAAAGGTCGATTTGCCGGAAATCAAGCCGTATGTAGTTGAATATTAACTAGAGCATGGACGTTGCAAAAGATGTGGAAAAAGAAAAAGTAGCAAGCTACAAGAAGGAGTAACTGCGGACACATTTGGTCCAAGAGTTAAGTCAGTAATTACAGCATTAAGTGGATTTTACAAGAATTCGAAAAAAGAAGTGGCAAATATTATAAAGGACATTTTCAACCTGGATATCAGCGTCGGTAGTGTATCAAATAGCGAGGCTAGAGTGGCAGAAAAATGCCAAGAAGCATATGAGCAAATTGAGGAAGAGGTAAGCAAGAGCAAAATTTTACATATCGATGAAACTAGCCATTACAACAAAGGTAAACAGGGCTGGTGCTGGATGTTTGCGAGCAAAATAGGAAGTGTGATCAAATTGACAGAGTCAAGAGGGATGAAAGTCCTGGAAAATAGTAAATTTGGAAAGAATAACAACCTAGTAGTGACCGACAGATATGCAGCTTACAACTACTTTTCCAGCAAGAAAAGGCAGGTCTGTTGGGCACATTTAGCAAGAGATTTTGAAAGGTTGTCTCATAGTTGGAATAGCGAAGTGAAAGTTTTGGGGTATTATTTAAGGAATGTTGCTACTGAATTATTTGCATTGAAAAAAGCTCTGTTAAAGGATGAAATAGACACATTAAGGTTCATAAGAAGAGCAAGAAAATTACGCAAGCGAACGAGATATTACTTAAAGAATATATCAAATTTACCTGAGGCAATTGGAGCGTCTCGAGTAGCAAAAAATATCATGAAATCGGATCTGATGATGTGGAAATTTTTGGATGATCCAGAAAATATTCCACTGACAAACAACTATGCTGAGCGACAGATTCGGCATTACGTTGTTTACCGAAAAGTTTCATATTTTACACAATCGAAACGGGGAAATATGTTTCTTGAGAGGATAATTTCATTGTACTTGACTTGGAGGCAAAAGAAGTTAAATCCTTTTCAAAACCTACTGGCTATTGCTTCTTAAGCCATACACCTGAATGGATACATGAAATTATCCTCTCAAGAAACATATTTCCCCGTTTCGATTGTGTAAAATATGAAACTTTTCGGTAAACAACGTAATGCCGAATCTGTCGCTCAGCATAGTTGTGTATCCATTCAGCTGGGCGGTAAACTTTGCTCACAGAGTCTACTTCACAGAAGGAACGCGGTAAAGAAAGTCATTGATAATAGCCATTGCAACTAACGTTGCTATTTGACGTTCCTTTTGGTTCGATAAATAAAGATTTTTATCTGATTTTGCAACAAGAGCTTCAGGATGGCTCTGGAAGTAAATATTGCCGTGTTTGTCCTCAATTGCTTCTATTATTCCATCACTTGAAAATGCTGCAATTTTGTACCCAAGTAATTCTAACTTTTTTCTGTTTTCTGGCGTGTTATTTACCGCACCGGAGTGAGCATAGTGAGCATCTGGAAAATACGTTAAAAGCCAGCCATTTTCATCAGGTGGTAAAAATTTAGCTGCTACTTCAGCTAAACGACTATTTGGGATAATTTTTATCTGTTGAAGAGGCGTACCTTCAAGTTGCGGATTGGGCGCTGATTGTAAGTGAGATTTTTGATGCTCCTCATTATCCACAAGGTCTGCTACATGCACTACTTCAATTCCTTTCGCATTCATAATACCCTGTAAACCGCCACATACGCCAAGCAAATGAATTGTAGGATTATCGTCAACTACTTTGACAACTGCTTCAGTTACAAGCTGACGACAAGGGGTTGGTGGAAACGGTTCTGAATGCAGGTTATAGTAATTTCCAGGAATAAATACTCTATTTATTTTTTGTTCACTAATAAATTTTGCAACTTCAATTTTTATTCGGTCTAATACTAATTTTCTTGCTATCATTTCATCTTGCTTTGCAAGATCAAGTGACTCTTCTTCAATTTGTTTCAAGTTAATTATTTTATTATAGTCAATGAGTACAATTTTGACTCCAAGACTGTTGAACATCTCATATATACTCTGAGATAGCCCAAGTTCACGAGGATACGTTTCTTTTTCTGTTTTCAATAAACCAACAACTATATTGTTATTTATCTGAGCAGCTTCTATCTGAGCTTCAGCATAGGTAAGACTACCACTCAGTAATATAGTTATAATTAATACTATATAAAATATTCTATTATACACTATGGTTTGCTATTTTAATATTTGTGTTAAAATGATAGCACAATGTGTTGCCTTCTACAAGAAAAGTGAATTTACTAGACAAAAAATGAGAAGGTGGCCTGAGCAGGAATCGAACCAGCGACACAAGGATTTTCAGTCCTTTGCTCTACCAACTGAGCTATCAGGCCAACCACGTGCTTCCATTTTCAGATAAAAATGTTATCATGTCTATTAAAAGTTTTTAAAGCAATTTATATAAAAATAAAGGATGAATATTAATAAGAGGATAGGAATTTACCCTGGTACATTTGACCCAATTACTTTTGGGCATATTGACATAATAAAAAGAGCGTATAAACTGGTAGACGAATTAATTATTGGAGTTGCAGAAAACACTAATAAGGATATTACCTTTGATGTAAAGTTGCGCACAAGCATGGCTGAAAAGGAAATTAGAAGGCTGGGAATTGATGCAGATGTTATATCTTTCAATGGATTATTAATGAAGTTTGCTAAAGAGCAGAATGCTTCTGTGATTATTAGGGGGCTCAGAGCAGTATCAGATTTTGACTACGAGTTTCAAATGAGTTGGGTGAACTATCAACTTTTTCCTGAAATTGACACTATTTTTCTTCCTGCTTCTGAAGATACTCAATTTATTTCGTCAAGCTTTGTAAAAGAAATAGTAAGACTTGGAGGAGATGTAAGCAAATTTGTGCCAAAAGACGTGCAGAATGAGTTGATCAATCTAATGAAAAATGAAAAACTAAAGAAAAATGAAGGATAGTATTTTTATTCCTAAGTTGGTATATAAGTTTAAAACGTAGTAGGTTAACATGTCAGAAGTGAGAGTAAATCATAGAAAAGTTTGTTGTCATGGCGATGAAGAGGACGGAAGTTTTGGTCACCCACTGATATATTTAGATATGGGAAAAGAAGAAGAAATAGCTTGTCCCTATTGTGAAAAAACATTTATCTATGATTGCACTGTAGAAGCTATTCTAGATAATGAAACAAATCAAAATGAAGCCAAATAGCAGGCCTCAGTGGAGTGTTCATACGCATTAAGTTAAGAAAATAAGAGATTTCTTTAAGAATTTTGGCTACATTATCAACTGTTTTGAGGCAATGCCGGTTATATAAAATCATCACTCGAATGATACTGATCTAGTTCTGAAAGGTCGCCGGGTTTAAGTTCATAAAGTTCATTATCAACTTTCTCTTCTTCTTTAGACACAAATATCCAAGAGAAGAATGAGGAAAGAAATCCAACAATGGATTCAATAGGGTGAGAAATGAATTCAGTGACTGAAGAAATGAGATTGGAAAAAAAGCCATTAGGCCGTTGACTACCTTCGTTTGATCCTTCCCTCTCATTAGTATACTTTTTCTCAACAGGTGATTTGTGATTTTTTGTATCCATTCAGCCGGGCGGTAAAATAAAGAGTAGACAAGGAATGCTAAAAAGGTAAACTAGAGTGGCTGTGAGGTAATATGGTTGATCTTTTAGAATTTTGCGAAAGTTTAAGCAGACTATAGAAAAGTTAGAAACAAAAATAGAAGAGCTTAAAGCAGAAAATAAAGCGCTAAGGATCGAAAACGCTGAGTTAAAAGAAAGGCTTGGCTTAAGTTCAAAAAATTCATCTATACCAAGCTCCAAAGAATTATATAAGATGAGGGAAAATAAGCCAAAAAGTGACAGGAAAGTAGGAGCACAGGTTGGACATAAAGGCAGTTACCGCCCTAAAATGGAGGCAGATGAGATGGTAAAAATAGAACTGCCCAATACGTGTGAGTGCGGAGGAGAAATTGCGGTATCAAAAGATCCGTATACTCATCAAAAGGTCGATTTGCCGGAAATCAAGCCGTATGTAGTTGAATATTAACTAGAGCATGGACGTTGCAAAAGATGTGGAAAAAGAAAAAGTAGCAAGCTACAAGAAGGAGTAACTGCGGACACATTTGGTCCAAGAGTTAAGTCAGTAATTGCAGCATTAAGTGGATTTTACAAGAATTCGAAAAAAGAAGTGGCAAATATTATAAAGGACATTTTCAACCTGGATATCAGCGTCGGTAGTGTATCAAATAGCGAGGCTAGAGTGGCAGAAAAATGCCAAGAAGCATATGAGCAAATTGAGGAAGAGGTAAGCAAGAGCAAAATTTTACATATCGATGAAACTAGCCATTACAACAAAGGTAAACAGGGCTGGTGCTGGATGTTTGCGAGCAAAATAGGAAGTGTGATCAAATTGACAGAGTCAAGAGGGATGAAAGTCCTGGAAAATAGTAAATTTGGAAAGAATAACAACCTAGTAGTGACCGACAGATATGCAGCTT includes:
- a CDS encoding gamma-glutamyl-gamma-aminobutyrate hydrolase family protein (Members of this family of hydrolases with an active site Cys residue belong to MEROPS family C26.), which produces MFNSLGVKIVLIDYNKIINLKQIEEESLDLAKQDEMIARKLVLDRIKIEVAKFISEQKINRVFIPGNYYNLHSEPFPPTPCRQLVTEAVVKVVDDNPTIHLLGVCGGLQGIMNAKGIEVVHVADLVDNEEHQKSHLQSAPNPQLEGTPLQQIKIIPNSRLAEVAAKFLPPDENGWLLTYFPDAHYAHSGAVNNTPENRKKLELLGYKIAAFSSDGIIEAIEDKHGNIYFQSHPEALVAKSDKNLYLSNQKERQIATLVAMAIINDFLYRVPSVK
- the gap gene encoding type I glyceraldehyde-3-phosphate dehydrogenase, with the translated sequence MTIRVGINGLGRIGRSVLRAIFEVEKYREQIEVVAVNGSLSAEQHAHLIKYDSVHGKFNGDIDFSESENWISINGKKFSLYRERSPENIPWNVDVVLECTGAFNKREGAIRHKAERIIVSAPVPDADVTIVYGVNDEMLKKEHKVISASSCTTNCLAPIVKVLHSNFGIQSGFMTTIHAYTNDQNILDGNHKDLCRARACGLSMVPTTTGAAKTIGSIIQELKGKLSGTAIRVPVANVSMVDFKFTTDKKATAEEINEVFKKSVSSVLSICTEPLVSIDFVHNPYSAIVDLSGTYVTGNIYRVAAWYDNEWAFSLRMLDIVLS
- the coaD gene encoding pantetheine-phosphate adenylyltransferase, which gives rise to MNINKRIGIYPGTFDPITFGHIDIIKRAYKLVDELIIGVAENTNKDITFDVKLRTSMAEKEIRRLGIDADVISFNGLLMKFAKEQNASVIIRGLRAVSDFDYEFQMSWVNYQLFPEIDTIFLPASEDTQFISSSFVKEIVRLGGDVSKFVPKDVQNELINLMKNEKLKKNEG
- a CDS encoding zinc-finger domain-containing protein produces the protein MSEVRVNHRKVCCHGDEEDGSFGHPLIYLDMGKEEEIACPYCEKTFIYDCTVEAILDNETNQNEAK
- the tatC gene encoding twin-arginine translocase subunit TatC, with product MNEKYASFYEHFAELRKRVIICVLCFFVVFSFCYYFKENIYRFLLAPLIEVTKGSNDFSLIYTGLTEAFFVYLRVAIMSAILFSFPVFAWQFYMFLAPGLYKNEKAVLLPYLIATPVLFVTGATVVYYYIFPMAWRFFITFEHSGKSFGIPIEFMPSVSEYLDLVLQFMFAFGTAFQIPVMLTLMVRVGLLTTKSLSNKRRIAVVIIFILAAILTPPDVLSQVGLAIPMLVLYELSILICRYIEKKRP